A genome region from Deltaproteobacteria bacterium includes the following:
- a CDS encoding VacJ family lipoprotein: MKPIHLAFLVLTMVFAAGMVSPATSADEALQPPIADAEQEASDDYDPWQRFNEKMFSFNHDILDRYLLKPVATGWGKILPDVGKRGLDRAFDNLGMPKRLVNNLLQGRVRGAGRELARFGVNTTVGVVGFLDVARGQLHIEKSDADTGQTLGVYGFGPGPYLVLPTLPPLTVRDGIGYGVDGVLDPFGYATPFLAAMGMSIVKQVNERALNLDVFQDVEDSVLDLYSAVRNGYLQKRRRSIEEADAARQAEWHPPSQAVAAR; this comes from the coding sequence ATGAAGCCGATCCACCTCGCGTTCCTCGTTCTGACGATGGTCTTCGCCGCCGGGATGGTGTCGCCCGCGACGAGCGCGGACGAAGCCCTACAACCGCCGATCGCCGACGCGGAGCAGGAGGCCTCCGATGACTACGACCCGTGGCAGAGGTTCAACGAGAAGATGTTCTCGTTCAACCACGACATCCTCGACCGCTACCTGCTGAAGCCCGTCGCGACCGGTTGGGGCAAGATCCTTCCAGACGTCGGCAAGCGTGGACTCGATCGCGCTTTCGACAACCTCGGAATGCCGAAGCGCCTGGTGAACAATCTCCTGCAAGGGCGTGTTCGTGGGGCGGGCCGCGAGCTCGCTCGTTTCGGCGTGAACACGACGGTCGGGGTCGTCGGCTTCCTCGACGTCGCGCGGGGCCAGCTCCACATCGAGAAGAGCGACGCGGACACCGGCCAGACGCTGGGGGTCTATGGATTTGGTCCCGGACCCTACCTCGTGCTCCCCACGCTGCCGCCGCTCACCGTCCGGGACGGCATCGGATACGGCGTCGACGGCGTGTTGGATCCCTTCGGCTACGCGACGCCGTTCCTTGCGGCGATGGGGATGTCGATCGTCAAGCAGGTCAACGAGCGTGCCCTCAACCTCGACGTCTTCCAGGACGTCGAGGACAGCGTCCTCGACCTCTACAGCGCCGTCCGCAACGGGTACCTGCAGAAGCGCCGCCGCTCGATCGAGGAAGCGGACGCGGCGCGCCAGGCGGAGTGGCACCCGCCGTCGCAGGCGGTCGCGGCGCGATGA
- a CDS encoding ABC transporter substrate-binding protein gives MRSALIAALAYAGTLAVPAPAAESPRAVVEATTSAVIAVLAHKDLSTDEKRRRVEETVYRRVDFDTLSRLVLGRDWNQLSEEQRGEFEREFKQILSATYGRNVERYKNERVTIVDDRQEARGDWTVRTKIVDHGSDDISVDYRLRQTDGTWKIIDVTIEGVSLVSNYRSQFQEIMTNGGIDRLLELLREKNARGEPLPAPKGARGGTSGNTA, from the coding sequence ATGAGGAGCGCCCTCATCGCGGCACTCGCCTACGCCGGAACACTCGCGGTGCCCGCTCCGGCGGCGGAGAGTCCCCGCGCCGTGGTGGAGGCGACGACGAGCGCGGTCATCGCAGTGCTGGCCCACAAGGACCTCTCGACCGACGAGAAGCGCCGGCGGGTCGAGGAGACCGTCTACAGGCGGGTCGACTTCGACACCCTCTCGCGCCTCGTCCTCGGGCGGGACTGGAACCAGCTGAGCGAGGAGCAGCGCGGCGAGTTCGAGCGCGAGTTCAAACAGATTCTCTCCGCGACATACGGGCGCAATGTCGAGCGCTACAAGAACGAGCGGGTGACGATCGTCGACGACCGCCAGGAGGCGCGCGGCGACTGGACCGTCCGCACGAAGATCGTGGACCACGGTTCCGACGACATCTCGGTCGACTACCGGCTGCGCCAGACCGACGGCACCTGGAAGATCATCGACGTCACTATCGAAGGCGTCAGCCTGGTCTCGAACTATCGCTCGCAGTTCCAGGAGATCATGACGAACGGCGGCATCGATCGGCTGCTCGAGCTCTTGCGGGAGAAGAACGCGCGCGGCGAGCCACTCCCCGCTCCGAAGGGAGCCAGAGGCGGCACCAGCGGCAATACCGCGTGA